Within the Mixophyes fleayi isolate aMixFle1 chromosome 5, aMixFle1.hap1, whole genome shotgun sequence genome, the region GCCCTTCTAAAGAAATATGACTATCTTTGGCCCTTACAATCAAAGTGAAGCTGTCAATGTTCAGGTTCTAGAGACACCTCGTGTTATCTTCAGAAGAAGTCTCTAAAAGACTCCAATCAAACTTGTAATATGTCTATCAGGCTGAAAAGGGCCACAAACAATTTCCAAAGGTCTGAAGCTCCACCAACTCTCATTCAGAGCCCTAATGTATAAATGGAGAAAGTTTGGGGTAGAAGTCAATCTCCCCAATGGTTTCCGTACTGCTAATATGTCTTCAAAAACAAGTGTGAAACTGTCCATGAAGTTATGATGATCCCTAGAAGATCATATCACTTATTTTGGCTATGACCAGTGTTCATGACTCCACCATCAGAACGATGCTAGGTAAAAACTGGATGCATGGTAGAGTAGCAAGAAAGAAAATCCTCAAGAATTCTGGAAAAAATATTCTATGGACCTTTGAGTCATAAATGTAACATGTCTGTTAATGACTCTGTTATGCTTATTGAAACGCTAATACTGCATTTTACTATAAGAAATTAATACTACCAGTAGTGCATGgcggtggtagtgtcatggtttGGTCATGCTTTGATGTGTCTGGTCGACTCGCAAACACTGAAGAAGCCATTAATTCTGTTCTGTTTGTATTAGAGGATTCTACAGGAGAATGTCAGGTCACCCATCCATAAGCTGAAGTTCAGCTGAGTCatgcagcaagacaatgatctGAAACACAACAGTCTACATCAGAATGGTTTAAGAGCAGAAATACCAGAGTATTAGAATGCCCTAGTCGATGTTCAGACTTAAAACCCACTGAGATGTTGCAGCAGGACATGAAATAAGCAGTACATGCTCAAAAATCAAACCAATGTCACTGAGTTAAAGCAGTTCTGCAAGGGAGAGTAGGCTACAATCCcttcacagagagagacagactattTGTTAAAGAAATGTCTGCTTGCAGTTACTGCTACTAAAGTGGTGTAACCAGGCAAAGTGGGCAATTACTTTTCACAGGAGGCATTTGCATTTTTCATAACTTTAGAAAAGAATTTAAATAATCATCACACTTTTGTACTATTAGGTTACTCAGGGACAAAGTTAGGTAAAATTAGTTGTTGGTAGAAGTTTCAGCAACATTCACTATGAGAAATCTGcaataacacagaaatatcagacATATAGGCAAGTGCTTCGTTTATGAATAACTTGATACACCCTTACTTATGAGTAGATATACCACTGCAGGTGCAGCTGCAGCCTGTGGAATTGTACAACGTGCTTTAATGCTTTAACAATGAGGAACCTAGAATATATAGATGTCATTCAGTGTGATTGTTTGATTATTTCCTCTTTTTTCAATCTAGAAAACTTCACTGTACAAGGAACTACATCCATCTGAATTTGTTCCTCTCTTTCATTTTGAAAGCTATCTCCGTATTAGTGAAGGATGATTTACTTTACTCAAGTTATTATTCCTGTCCAGACTCTCTGGTTAGTAGATTTTCTACCATGTTATGACAtaataggcctgagtcattaaggagagcaaagaaaaaaaggagtaagtttgcaccttggcaaaaccatgttgcattggaggtagaggtaaatttaaaatgtggaggcagatttacagttggggtagggcatgtcctagatcaagtttaaatttcagtgtaaaaataaagctatcaattatttgtgtgctacatgaaaaagaagccagtattgtccttagatataaaataatgaactaatttgcaccccttgcattgcaacatggtttgtccaggatcaaacttactactttttttgccttgctctccttaatgactcaggcccaatgtgttaggATGCAAGATGAGTGGACACCAACACCATTAGAGTTGTCAATGTGAAGTCACTAATTAACTCGCTTATTCTCATATGATTAAAAGCTAAACCTTCGCTATTGATGGACATCTTTGTTAGGACTTAGCAACACCTCACATCACTACATATATTGCAATGCAGCTGGGATAATGAAGAGATGCAGGACAGCTGGTCGAAGGGGTCGTCCCAGGGTAGGATGTGAGCGTCACTTGATTGGATCACTTCCTACCCTGGGACAACCTTTTTGGCCTTTATGTCCCGCTGCTCTCAAGGCTGCTGGATGCATTGCAAAACATGTTGATGCTGCTGGGAGGTTCTATCTCTGTAATGCTCGTTTTTACATTCACCAGTGGAAATATGCTATGTAATATGTTCAGTTTAGTAGTTTAATAACACTGCATGAACCATGCAAAAATAGTGATATATGGGGCTTGGTGTTGATAGGATAAATTCTttcatgatagatagatagatatgacaaagAGAGATAGATCAGTgtatcccaaacccagtcctcaggggcccctaacagtgcaggttttccatgtcacaagtgaaacaattataccacctgtggatctgttacaatgtgtcagtcagtaatgaatccaCCTGTGCTTGAGCAGAGAGAAAAACATGCAATGTTAGGGGTCCCGGAGGACTGAGCTTGGGAAGCACTGAGATAGATACATAgctatgagagagagagataaatagatatgagagagagagagagagagagagagagagatgttctatagatagaaagatagatgatTGTGATTATTCATCAATCTTTTCTATTGCATGAAGAACATTTAAAACCAAAATTATGATGCTGATATCTGAGATATTAAAACAGTGTATTTTGTGTCTTTTTCTTACAGATTGGCTGTAAGATTATTTTAGCATTTTTCCATTACTGTGTAACAGCAAACTTCTACTGGTTATTGGTTGAAGgactttacctacacacacttcTTGTGGTCATATTTTCTCCGAACAGACATTTTACAATATATCTGCTGATTGGATGGGGTAAGACATTCTCACTTTTTCTTTCCTCGCAACATCTACTAAAGGGGATATCCACATCCAACGTTAGTTTGCAATTAGCGCAACATTATTttgtaaatagtttattttgtatgttagattgtgattatttaattatttatatctgactagtttaaaatgtaataattacatTTCCTATTCTACATACATATATTCTAGCTATAGACCACGCTTTCTCAGAAGAGAAACtcgctctgctcttttgagagtgGGGCGTCCGAAAGGCAAGATCGGCACCACGGCCCCTATCTTAATTTTGCTATGAGACCCGGCAATACACTGTTCCACCCCTGTCTAACCAAAGACAGCTAtagtcagtgccgtaactagaaattttggtgccctgtgcgagacagggcaccagcgccccccatctaagtgggtgtggccaacctaatgtgtgtgtggctagcactttactgaaagaattcttatatatatatatatatatatatatatatatatatatatatacacacacacacacacagtggtggcatTCCAATAAATGAACAACCGGctgtctgccctaatgaccatttaatgtatggaaaaaatatatagcgataggtattataatattttatgcagTTAATATGTGTAGGTTTATGGTATCATTGTCTCTCAAACAAACATTGCTGGGGggggagattatatatatatatatatatatatatatatatatatatatatattttatattcacttTTTCCCCCCAAGTCTGATGAACTCAATTTGGTTTCAGCTATTGATTCAGTGTAAACTGCATTGAATATCATCTTATATTAGTGCTGGTGTTTACCTCATCCAAAGCCTCAACTAATCCACCTAGATCAGCCAGGGGATTTCCTGTGGCCCTGAACCAAACACAATTATTCACAGATATGTTACTATTCCCAGGCTGTAATTAAGGGGTTCATTGAAGTTTGGCCATTTCCATTTAAAACCTATTTATCCACCTGCAAATATCTTATCTTACATTAGTCCAGATTTTCAGTCCTCGTAGgcaattattacattttgtggagagagagagagagagatttttttttttactcataaGAGTTTGAAGCTTCAGCCTTTAAGTCTGTCCCGCAGTGGGACGCATATGTTCTTCATGTTTGTTACAAAATACTTCATATATGTTGCTCGCTATATTTATCTTAGCAGTCGCTCAgatattcttttaaaaaaaaaaaattcaccaggGGTATCTAAACTTTTGCCTACAATAACATGCATGCGTGTGTGCATTTAATatagattaaataaattaaaatgaaatttgtctaaaatgtaaaaatgacttTAGCCAAGCATAAAAATGTAGACAATAAATCCCATGAATTCTTTCTTTTCATTAAGGCGTTCCTACTATATGCATTATTGTGTGGCTAGTGACAAGAATTTATTTAGAGGATACTGGGTAAGTAGAATATGGTTTTATTAATCTGATTATTTGTTCCtttatttatcttgtacatttaatatatgttttgtgtTGTAGATGCTGGGATACCAATGAGCACAGTGTTCCTTGGTGGGTTATAAAAATACCGATTATTATTTCCATCATTGTGAGTAAACTTTCACTTTAACATTCCTTTCCATAACctgcatatttatttaatttgttttaatcaaTTGAGATCTATAGAAAATATTTATGATCAAGGTAAAATTGGAACGTGTGATTTctcataatttaatattattattaagaatGTGATTCTTTTTAAAGTGCATCACACATATTCCACAGTCCTTTCCAGATCTTTTATATATTCTCATTCCTGCCAAGTGATTCCTGGTAATACAGACCAGACCATGGTTACTGATAACAGTGGATACTGACAGTGTGATTCCCAAAGATCTCTATGAGTAGATCTATTCAAGCTACAGTCACAGGGTGCTGTCTGCAGGTTAATAACGATGCATGGAATTGGATGGGAGCAGCAATTACATTTCTGTTGGATGCATACCCAACAATTAAAGTAGCATTAAGCAAGCCCATCCCTCCCCTCCATTACAGGTAGCTGAATCCACCCCCCACACCTTTAAGACACTGTCCTAACTGGATCTGGTGCAGAACAAAAATCTGAAGGTGAATACAACATTGTATCCAATAAGCTGGCTGTGGTATCAGTGGCTATGCCCCTTTGTATGGATCTTCCAATCTGGGACCTGCACAAAGAGTTATAACTTACAAACCTGGCCAGGGCCAGATTTACCAGAGGTCtcactgggctagagcccaggggcctccggCATCTGGGGAACCCGCCGGCATTCATCAGGTCGGGGGTGTCCACCCCCCCGACTCTGACTGTCATGGAAaaaggcaggcagctaacagcaaatgttatgctgttagctgcctgctgtcactgtagtccttccacggcatgcagtaatctccttactgaggagatctcatgggagtgagactatgagtcatagtctcactctcaagagatctcctcagtaaggagcttactgtgtgacgcggaagcactacagggagtgacagaccaacggaaggaggtaagtgcttgggggagggggggctcacagcacccttagcccaggggcctccattcccctaatCCGGCCCTGAACCTGGCATCTATACTACCCATGAGTGATGGCAGAAGCAACGTGCACCTAAGCAATGTCAGCTTTTCTCTGTAATAAAGAGCAGACAGCCTGATTAAGGCTCCATTGGGCTCTAGGATAGATACTGGGTTATAGTAATCCAGGCCCCTCAATGctcactgggccctaggcaagagtCCAAGAGTCTTGGGGTTAGCTTTACTAAACcctctaaaaggaaaagtggtggtgtttcccatagcaaccaatcagattctagctatcatgttttacaatgtactagataaatgatagtagatattagataaatgattagtaaatctaccccttggttGCCTAATGGAAGTCTGGGTCTGGCTGTAAAGCATTTAATATAAAacccatgatttattttattatgtggaTGTTAGATTAGTATATATTTATGTCTTTACGTGCTCTTTAAACAAGGTTTTATGCAATACTTGTAGGACTGTGTATTAATGCAAACACACTTTGTGCTCCTTTACAGGTAAACTTCtgcttatttattaatataattcgAATCCTTCTTCAAAAGCTAAGATCTCCTGATGTAGGGGGCAATGACCAGTCACAGTTTAAGTAGGTATTATTACTGTCTACAATCAAAATATCCATTTTGCTTTGAATGTaaattgcatatttatttcaatgaCCGACtcctatttaattattttatcttttcCGGGTGTTACATatcaaaattaacattttgcatCTAAAGTCAAAATGTAATTGCTCTTTCCCTGCTAATCCCCATTACTCAGGTCCGGATTtaaatttcctttatttttttcctttgggaTATCCTGATACTGATTAAGTGATATTGTGCAATTCATACAGATAAGCACATAGATTATCTCAGTAAGTTGTTGCTGACTGTAGCTGGGTGTAAAGGGGCATTATGTGCTGAATGCTGGCTATGCTCCATAGTTTACCTGGCATTTTGTGGCTGAACTGCTGCCACCGCAAGGGGCCACGCAATGTCAAGTCATCCTACCGAGACACTCTCTGCTCTTTTTCACAGGTCATGAGGCTGGAGCAGAGTTAACAACTGTTGAACAACTCGGCTTTAAAAATTGTGCTAAAACTTGTGAGGCACTGAGGTCGCCCTGCAGGAATTGACTTATTGTGCATCAAATTTCAGAATaccactggttcttagtgaactGCTGGGATAGATATTGGTTCAACCCCAAAGTGGTTGACTACACtgtctgtaggtgacaggtacacaATAATATTTTGTACCCCTACTTAATTAAATATAGGAACATGCCTAAAACTGTATGCTGCTTTAGACAATATATACAGGTAGATGTAATGGTGGACAAATGGAAAAGAAATTCCCACATGATattcctttaaaataaaaaaaaaagctttattattataataaaacacaattattacattacatttgttaAAGACAACAATGACAAGAGTCATGAACATAACTAAAAAATGTGGGTAAATAATTGAAGTGGGATTAAAACATAAACTGCACCCCATGTCTTATTTACAATGTATCAAATGTCAATTAAAAGGACTCAAAATAAAGCAGAAGCTGGCTTGTTAAGCTGGTGATTGCAAGTCCATAAGACAGGCTATAACTCTTATGAACGCCTAGCAAAGTAAATGAATACAGACAGTGGGAAGGAACCTCCAGTGAAGAAGTGCAATGCACATTGTTTTCATGGTTACAGATGTTCCTAAGGAAGATCAGTTATTCACAATGTATCATTCAAATGGCAGCAAGAAAGAGTTTCTGAGGTTTCAACAGGCAATTTCAGCAGAATCCCCATTTGAAGTATCGGGTTGTAGTAGCATAATTATGCAACACTGTTTTGagtacactttaaagaaaattcCCTATGTGGCATATACCATATAATAATACCTCACTAGTGGAAAACTGTGATTGGCTGTATGGTAATGACCCTGCAATTGTCTTATTATACCAACATATGGAAGGGTGAATTAGGCTTATGTCTGGGCAGCATTGATGATCACATGACCTGCTCAACCGCATCTCAGCACCACTCTCAGCCCCTATAATACTGCTGAGATTATAATCATCCAAAGCCAAAATATGCTTTAATAAATGGTATGTGGATAAACTACCAATAATTTCAGCATAAAGTTTGTTACTACTATTACCCAGGGTTTCTATGTGCAAATCTATTATCTATCCTGACAGAGCGATGCAGCAGTTTGCTGCCAACTCATTTCAGCTTCATCAAGCTAATTAATCTCACTTTTAATATGTTACCTTTGCTTTATAACAGGAGACTCACAAAATCTACCCTTTTGCTTATACCGTTGTTTGGAGTTCACTATATGGTGTTCGCCGTTTTCCAGATGCCCAGTTTTAGGGAATGTCAGATATGGTTTGAACTTTGCATTGGATCATTTCAGGTAAATAgatattaataaagaaatatttggGATTTCTATGATTTGTCTCTATATATGTAACATTtggaaatgattatatttttttcttatagggACTGGTGGTGGCGATTCTGTACTGCTTTTTGAACACAGAAGTAAGTTATTTATATTTgacactaaaaaataaaaatggttgaGCTTATAAACAGGTACAGATGAAGTACGTTGATTTGGGACATATGGCATGATCAGGTGTCCCCCTAAACGCAGTGTATGCCCATTGTGAGATGCGTTCCATCTGTATTTTTACCTGCAAATGAATATTAGGCATCTGCCTTTGGGGATATGCACAACAACATGATCTCGCCCCGGGATAAGGCTATGGAGGTAGGAGCCCCTGCACTATCAACatggccggattaaccatagggctaactgggctacagcccaggggcctcaggcatccaggggtccttgaaagtgctcagcagcattattgatcggtcgggggcgggggcgcccccggcgcgatcaatgctgctgagcactttcactatgGTCCTTCCCTGACGCGCTGTATtaccttactgaggagatctcatgagtctcactctcacgagatctcctcagtaaagagcatacagcacgCTGGGGAAGGAAGTAAGTcgcttgggggcggctcggatcaccggaggggcggctcggatcacgggggaatggaggcccccttagcccaggggccttcatccccttaatccggccctatcAACTTTTACTActtggtagtgcagctttaaatattATCCATATGCTGAAATTACAGCATTTTACAGCCTTGCCTTGGGCCCGTGTGCATGCTAATCACGTAATTAGGCACAGCCCTCTACTATACAATATCAATTTTGTTCTATTATAGCACCAGGGGGTATGATGACGTgattagccccgcccctaccaacTTCACCAACAAAGCGGgcgggatccgggaggttgccgtgctctcctgggagtccgggagagctcccaaaaatttagACAACTATGGTAAAACGTAAACATTGTATTTATGTAAGGATATGGTTCTACTGTCACAATTTGTTCATTTTAGTCTCAGCCTGACATTTGTAGCATATCATGTAAAGCATCTGCACAGACGAATCATGAAAACGTGGATCAAATCAGTGAGAAAACGTTTACAAACCATGTTTTCTCTATAATAAAGCCACTATATTTGTGTTACCACACCAAAATTCTGTGATTTCTGTTCGCCTATCAGGTCCAAGGGGAGTTAAAAAGAAAATGGAGGAGCCTGTATCTGAACCAATACCTGAGCCATGACTATCGACTACACAGTCTGTCTATTTCACGGAACGGATCAGAAAGTGCACCTCAGTTTCACCGAAATTCAAGGGCACCCTCTATTATGCAAACTGAAACTTCAGTCATTTAACTCCTGCAAGCAAATACAGGACAATAAAAATGGCTACTTTAAGGACTATTAAAAATTATGCGCAGCTAAAAGTGGTATCATAGATACAGCGACTGGTTTATTTCAGCTCCGATGACCAATGGACTTTTATATGAACTTTGGAACTTCAAGTTGCACTTACCGCTCTATAGGCTTTTTTCTACCATCCATTTATTTTCATCTAATTTATTATAATAGCGTatcttatttacattttgtggAACATATTCAGTTATTTGAGTATTAAAGTATGTTATTTTGTATTGACTCTTATGAAAATTGGTAAATAATATATGTTATGGAAATTTGGGTAACATTTATTGAAACAAATTTATCAAAAATATCTATAGCTAGCAATTAaactgattttattattataatttttgagATGTGGGAATGTGTACAGTATTAGTTGAAGTTTgtcatattaataatatagttttGTTACCCAGCAATTTTATTCACACTAAAAgggcaaggggtaaatgtatcaagctgagagttttccagcgggtttgaaaagtgaagatgttgcctatagcaaccaatcagattctagctgtcattttgtagaatgcactaaataaatgatagctaaaatctgattggtttttcaaacccgccgaaaaactctcagcttgatacatttacccccaaatatcaCTTTCTGTTGTCTGAAATACTTAGGTGTGCCAGCCAGCCTTGCATGCATTTATTTGGTGATATCTGAAGCTTTCGAGATTGTGGATCTACTGTACAATGTGCATCTTCCAATATTCAGCTTTAATTTTCCAAACTAAAAGATAATTGTTACATTTGTATCATAGGCTGCATGTGCTTGTACGATGATGGTGGAGGGTCCGACAGTTCAATTTCACACTGCACTACCTGTAATCTGATCTGTAACCAGTTTCTTCACGTTTTCCCTGTATGTGAACAGATGCCTGCGCCATGGCTACCAACTGCATAGTACAGCCCACGATTCTGCACCTTTCTTCTAACTTGGTAGATAAAATACAGTATCAGCATCTATTTACATGAGCAAAATCTAAACAGATACCTCTgcatttgaataaaatatattgacaGCATAGTATTTTACAGTTAGAAAGCAAAAAGTATTGCCTTGATGTGTAAAAAGTCACACTGTACACTTAGCTTTTATAGCCTGGAGTGTATACTTTTCAGGGCCACTGAATCAAACAGTATACATAGGCCTTGAATGTAGGTACCTCAACCCGGTGGTAATCATTTATACGATGACCGGATAGTCAACCATGTCTATCATTAAAAGGACAATCAAAGCAAAGTATTGTTTAATGTATTAAGACATAGCATAGTCTGAGGATGTAGAAGCTGGAAAAATAGCACTCAATCAAGTACTATCAAATTACCATACAATAGTTTCTTTACATCCCGTTTGGGGTATCAACTTGTCTATGGCAAAAGTAGtaaccatacttgtctactttcttCACTTCTGTTAGATCCCAGAACAAATATTTCATCAGGATCTATCAGAAGTGAAATCTGGTGTAATAATGATCAGATCTGAAGGTATTGTGTATGTGGCAATCATCTGACTGTGCTGATGGTGCCTCTTCGGATCTGACCATTCGGCTTAAGCAGCGAGCACCTGGATTTTTCAAATTTGGCTACACACATTAATAGCTAAGATCTGACTGCTTGGCCAGAGTATACTATTACCAATAAGAAAAGAAGCATTTCatacataaagaaaataaatgtattcatgttTCCTAAGGGTTTGATTGCTTCATGCATTACACAGACTGtgaggtcatttacaaaatatattacacCAAGGTTTTTCCCCTGGATGTTTGTTGTATTGTATCCAACAACAATTGTATCTACTGGAATAGCAATGATTACATGATAGTGTTGGAGGCTGCAAGCAATTGGGGAGTGGTTACTTGGTCTTAAAGAGGACCTGTGAGGTCCATCACATAAATAAATATCCCCCCTCTTATGCGAATGACCTTATTAAAGTAATATTTTGTATTCTACTAATAAATGTTTGCAACACATGGACCAAGCTTATCACTCAGTCCAAGGGCTTGAGCAGCAGGATCCATTTATACTTAGACTTACAGGTGGGTGGCCAAGTTAGACAGATCCACTTGTTCCGTACAAAAGCTCACATTGAacccaggggcacacgcagggggggtttctggttctccagaaacccctcccctccgcagaCCAACTGGAGCTAAACACTGCAGcagtgtactgtacagcagccgcgacgctgtctaagaagcgtccatggcggtgctgtattgtactgcaatacagcactgccgcggacccttctttgacagcgccgcggctgctgtacagtacagcatcgccaaaatggagcgtggccgcatgcgcagcagctcgctctcgctctttcttttt harbors:
- the VIPR2 gene encoding vasoactive intestinal polypeptide receptor 2 — translated: MKTISSVLILTFPLLLFVNGFHPECKLKLEIKDEERKCMSKLNRQPPAGFRGCLGVWDNITCWDEATFGETVTQTCPSVLRHFFSKHGNISRTCTVNGWTDPYPDIVDACGHNENVTQVHKLSFYVIVKAIYTFGHSASLIALTIGSAILCLFRKLHCTRNYIHLNLFLSFILKAISVLVKDDLLYSSYYSCPDSLIGCKIILAFFHYCVTANFYWLLVEGLYLHTLLVVIFSPNRHFTIYLLIGWGVPTICIIVWLVTRIYLEDTGCWDTNEHSVPWWVIKIPIIISIIVNFCLFINIIRILLQKLRSPDVGGNDQSQFKRLTKSTLLLIPLFGVHYMVFAVFQMPSFRECQIWFELCIGSFQGLVVAILYCFLNTEVQGELKRKWRSLYLNQYLSHDYRLHSLSISRNGSESAPQFHRNSRAPSIMQTETSVI